The genomic segment AAAATCGAAGAATTGTGCAAAGAATTTGAAAAAGACATGCCAACTGAGATGAAATTAATATATGATGCTACGAGTGGCAAGTTTCAAGCTGAATACAAGTATGATTTAGTGCACACAAATGATGATATAAAAACGGCTGATGACTTTGCTGATGAATGGTTTGAAGAGATAAAAAGTAAATCTCTTTAATGGCTCAACTTAGAAGGCTTGGGTCTCCCAGTCTGTCAAAAATTTTGAGTATAAATGGCTTACAAGCCTAACAACAAGATCGTACAAAACCGACAAACCAAACACTAAAAAACATGAAAAACACGTTTATAAACTTTGAAAGGCGTATTCCAACTTGCCATACGAGGAGGAGTAAGCTTTTTTGTTCATGTCAATTTTGTCCTTTCACAAAAGATAAACAGTTCTAATCGACACCTTTGGTGGATTGGGTAGATAAACGTAGCAGCGTTTAAGCCGGGGGATTTGCCAATAAGTCGTCTGTACCTTGAGGATTCGTAAATAAAAAGAAATAAATAAAACGAAATTTAAAAAGGAGATTTTAAAATGACAATAAATGATGCAGTTTTTGGCGAACTCGAATACAATTATGCATGGTTTAAGGATACTACTATTGAATTTTGTGGAGAAGAAGTTGAGATTGCATTAATGATAAGTGGTGAACAAGATGGTAAATTTTCCGAAAAACAATATGCAGCGTATCACTCATTGATTCAAAGTTGGGAGCAACTTCAACAAAGTATTTTACAACCAATTCTAGATTATTACGAGCAGAATTATGATGCAGGACTTAACGAGAATTACCCTTTAATTGAAACAGCCGAGCAGCTACTTGATTATATAAGTTTAGTAGGAATATCTATTCCCTTTGCGAAAGGTTTGGAAGGCAGATACATCGGTTTAACTTTCGACTGCACATGGGACGAAGAAAATGGGTTAGGTTTACTACTAATAAATGAAGAAGTAGCCAGAGTAGGATATCAGGATGTTGCGATGTAAGTAATTTAGGATAGAGGTTCGTCGTGAATTAAGTGTAAACCCGTGTAATCCCCAAAAAACATGAATGTACAATACAATCAATTTACAAATAAGAAACACCATGATTAGTTAACTTTCAAAGGCTGATTCCATCTTTCAACAATGATGGAATCAGCCTTTTTTACATGTTCAAAATCAAATGAGCGATTGCTCACCCCCCGCATTATCAGGAAGGCTGGACGAGGCCGTCATCCAGTTCGACATCAAGCAAAAGAAAGAGAACGACTACCTGGATTTTCTCGACAGACCCATCCCGCTTTATTCCAACCGCTTAAAGACAATCATCCACAAGTTCGCACCGAAGCTGTTCGTCAAATCTGTCGTACTGGTGGACATGGAAAGGATCAAGCAGGACTTGTACTGGCTGATGATCCTGCCGCGTATGAACTGCCTGTCAGAGAAAAGCGAGTTTCACAAGGACGGCTCACTCAAGAGGCTGGTTCTCGATCCAGAAAAGATTGGACGCCACACGATTTTTCAAGTCGAAGGCATTCGTGAACCGTATATCATCATCGATTTGCGGCTGGCGGAAGCCTTGCTGCGCAGGGACTTTTTCGGTATCCGCTTGAAAAAAGCAGAGCAAGCAGGGAGGAGAATGAGTCATGCCCATGATTGAAGATGTCGATGTAGTGCCGTCGTCCGCTCCGAAGAAAAGCTACGTTGTGGCAGGTGCGATTCTCACGTGCGACTACGGGAGCCAGAAGAACAAGCTGAAAACACCGTTTAGTCATGGCGTGTACATTCGCAATCAGGCACAAATGAACGTGAATGACTATATACCGCAAGTAAATATCATGCCGTTTGGCAAATGCAAATGCGAGAAAAATCCAACCGTCGCAGCTGCTACTGCTGCCAACAACGGTGTACTCAAGCCGATGCCATGCGTTCCTGTGGTCACCATGCCCTGGATCGATGGCAAGGCAGATGTACTCGTGGAAAATCATCCCGCCCTGTTAAACACCAGCACGAACATGTGCATCTATGGAGGCTGCATTCGCATCGAAGACGACGGACAGGAGCAATCGTGAGGGGGATTGTATGAATACGACAGAGAAGCTGGCTGGATACGAGAATATTCAGTTGGTCTCACCCTTTGAAATCCAAAGCCTGCAGGATGTCAGAATCGTGAAGAAAGTCAATGAGCACGCTAGACTGTTCGTCACCGCAATCATCCCGGAGGAAAAAAGCGACCGTTACATTGAGATGGCGACGAGTGAGGATACAGTCGCGCTGAATTTGGTGGAAAACGGTTCGCTTACGAAGACACTGTTCAAAGGACTCGTGGATTCCGTCAGTGTGAATTTTGTTCACGGCGTGTATCATTTGGAGCTGGAAGCGGTCTCGCACACGCAGCGAATGGACGGACAGCGCAAGATGCGCTCTTTTCAGCATAAACAAATGACGTATGCCAGTCTGCTGGATGAAATCACGAAGGACTATCCCGGCTCGGATTATTTGGACCATGCTTCGAACGGAGCGCCGCTCGGGACCATTGCCATCCAGTATCAGGAGACAGACTGGCAATTTTTAAAGCGACTGGCCTCCCGCTTTGGTTCCATTCTCGTCGCTGAAGCCGTCGCGGATACGCCCAAGTTCTGGTTCGGCTTGCCCGAGGGACGCACTGCTCAACTGACAGACGCCAGCTACACCATCAGCAAAAGGCTGTCTCCCTATATGGAAACGACCGAAAACGGCTACGCGGCAGGTATGTCGGAAAACGATTTTCTCACCTATGAAGTGGAAAGCGGACAGGTCCTCCAGCTCGGAGACCGGGTGAACTACCAGGGCAAAGAGCTGGTCGTCGCCGGGTCAACAACGAGGATCGACCATGCCCTTCTCATTCACACCTATCAGCTCATGCCCGAAGCAGGCGTCCGTCAAAACCCTATTCGCAACGACGACATCTGCGGCGCCGCGTTGGAAGGCAAGATCATCGACATCCAGAAGGATACCGTCAAAATTCACCTCGACATTGATCCGAAGCAGCCCAAGGCAGAGGCGAGCTGGTTCCCGTATGCCACGGTCTACTCGGCAGAGGGCAACAGCGGCTTTCACTGCATGCCGCAAATGGGCGACTCCGTGAAGCTCTACTTCTCCACGCCAGACGAAGAAGGAGCCATGGCGGTCAGCTCTGTGCGGAAAGGTGGAGGCAGCACGGCGAAAACGGGCAATCCCGGCATCAAGTACTGGGGAACCAACTTCGGCAAAGAGCTGATGATGGGCGGCAAGGAACTCGTTCTTACTGCGAAGGAGAGCAAGGA from the Brevibacillus brevis genome contains:
- a CDS encoding DUF6985 domain-containing protein — its product is MTINDAVFGELEYNYAWFKDTTIEFCGEEVEIALMISGEQDGKFSEKQYAAYHSLIQSWEQLQQSILQPILDYYEQNYDAGLNENYPLIETAEQLLDYISLVGISIPFAKGLEGRYIGLTFDCTWDEENGLGLLLINEEVARVGYQDVAM
- a CDS encoding serine protease; amino-acid sequence: MSDCSPPALSGRLDEAVIQFDIKQKKENDYLDFLDRPIPLYSNRLKTIIHKFAPKLFVKSVVLVDMERIKQDLYWLMILPRMNCLSEKSEFHKDGSLKRLVLDPEKIGRHTIFQVEGIREPYIIIDLRLAEALLRRDFFGIRLKKAEQAGRRMSHAHD
- a CDS encoding DUF4280 domain-containing protein; this encodes MPMIEDVDVVPSSAPKKSYVVAGAILTCDYGSQKNKLKTPFSHGVYIRNQAQMNVNDYIPQVNIMPFGKCKCEKNPTVAAATAANNGVLKPMPCVPVVTMPWIDGKADVLVENHPALLNTSTNMCIYGGCIRIEDDGQEQS